In the genome of Dermacentor silvarum isolate Dsil-2018 chromosome 1, BIME_Dsil_1.4, whole genome shotgun sequence, one region contains:
- the LOC119436529 gene encoding sex-determining region Y protein encodes MLFAQEKRRWMVAENANENNQRVSSRLGKLWRTLGATDTEPYKRKAAEAAVVHRRKYLDYMYNARKARRRKEQERSTKKLAGKLNNDSSGNQEQQSSPSTAATHGRGTPECQQQQQDLPPLRPPQRKKRCASWSGASGTSQKTPLSIGRPPLSRPQRRITRLRGPPTCTSSTVLCHRHCVGRTEAAWRNLKQLTHSDSPMDANNQLSPALLDEGEYNDSSVESSSFDHAGRFLDNLGSADDAAG; translated from the coding sequence ATGTTGTTTGCACAAGAGAAGAGGCGATGGATGGTCGCCGAGAATGCGAATGAAAACAACCAGCGAGTGAGCAGCCGCCTGGGCAAGCTGTGGCGTACTCTCGGCGCCACCGACACGGAGCCCTACAAGCGCAAGGCGGCCGAAGCTGCCGTCGTCCACCGAAGGAAGTACCTCGACTACATGTACAATGCGCGTAAGGCCCGGCGGCGCAAAGAGCAGGAGCGCAGCACCAAGAAACTTGCAGGCAAGCTCAATAATGACAGTTCCGGGAACCAGGAGCAGCAGTCGAGCCCCTCCACTGCCGCGACCCATGGTCGAGGCACCCCGGAGTGCCAGCAGCAGCAACAGGATCTGCCGCCGTTGCGGCCGCCGCAGAGGAAGAAACGCTGTGCTTCCTGGAGTGGCGCTTCGGGAACCAGTCAAAAAACACCGCTCTCTATAGGCAGGCCACCTCTGTCCCGGCCCCAGCGTCGGATCACTCGGCTTCGCGGCCCTCCAACGTGTACCAGTTCCACGGTCCTCTGCCACCGTCACTGCGTCGGGCGAACAGAGGCAGCGTGGCGCAATCTGAAACAGCTCACGCATTCAGACAGCCCAATGGATGCAAATAACCAGCTATCGCCCGCGCTCCTGGACGAAGGTGAATACAACGACTCGTCTGTGGAGAGCTCGTCGTTCGATCACGCAGGAAGATTCCTGGACAACCTTGGTTCTGCCGATGACGCTGCCGGCTAA